In one Arenibacter antarcticus genomic region, the following are encoded:
- a CDS encoding sugar phosphate isomerase/epimerase, with product MKKLIPITILALALSLFLSCKEGTSKAKAVTETTENEVKEVQNYGGLALYTVRNEMGTDAKSTLKAVAAAGYKNIESAGYADGKFYNMSPADFKSYLAELGLSPISAHQGSVTLENAESMMADVKAAGFEYFVIPVPPMGLFKFDQATRSMSMSGGAANLAKILDILGEKANASGLKLLYHNHDFEFKKDVDGIVTIDYLLEHCNPEFVNFQMDLYWVTKAGADPIAYFEKYPGRFKIWHVKDMDDQGRFAPVGKGNIDFKRILNKKELSGMEYYMVEQDMTFDGLEPLKAIKISHEGLKEIGFK from the coding sequence ATGAAGAAATTAATTCCAATTACAATTTTAGCACTAGCACTTAGTTTGTTTCTTTCTTGTAAAGAAGGGACAAGTAAAGCAAAAGCGGTTACAGAAACAACCGAAAATGAAGTTAAAGAGGTCCAGAATTACGGTGGTTTGGCGCTCTATACGGTTCGAAATGAAATGGGAACAGATGCAAAATCGACCCTCAAAGCTGTTGCAGCTGCAGGTTACAAGAATATAGAATCCGCTGGGTACGCCGATGGAAAGTTCTACAATATGTCTCCTGCGGATTTTAAAAGCTACTTAGCAGAATTGGGCCTAAGCCCTATCAGTGCCCATCAAGGTTCCGTAACCCTAGAAAATGCAGAATCGATGATGGCCGATGTCAAGGCCGCTGGATTTGAATATTTTGTAATTCCGGTACCACCAATGGGACTTTTTAAATTCGATCAAGCAACAAGGAGTATGAGTATGAGCGGTGGGGCAGCCAATTTGGCCAAAATTCTCGACATTTTGGGTGAAAAAGCAAATGCATCGGGTCTGAAATTATTGTACCACAACCACGATTTTGAATTCAAAAAAGACGTGGACGGCATCGTAACTATCGACTATTTATTAGAACATTGCAATCCCGAATTTGTCAACTTTCAGATGGACCTGTATTGGGTAACCAAAGCTGGGGCGGATCCAATCGCTTATTTTGAAAAATATCCGGGACGCTTTAAAATATGGCATGTTAAGGATATGGACGATCAAGGCCGATTTGCTCCTGTTGGAAAAGGTAATATCGATTTTAAACGTATTCTCAATAAAAAAGAATTGTCGGGAATGGAATATTATATGGTGGAGCAGGATATGACCTTTGACGGACTAGAACCTCTTAAGGCCATCAAAATAAGCCATGAAGGTTTGAAGGAAATCGGATTTAAATAG